A part of Streptomyces sp. NBC_01497 genomic DNA contains:
- a CDS encoding class F sortase yields MTATLLFGVVRGCGGDGEDARTATVAASDGAGGGARRPAPVTSHAPLPPSAPVKLAMPRIVVEAKVVRLRLDRHGHLGTPPMSRPHLVGWYAGGPSPGAQGTAVIVGHRDTMTGPAVFLNLNALHPGDVLKVTREDGTTAVFTVDSVRTFPRASFPDKTVYGDTGRPELRLLTCGGRFERRSGYSANVVVFAHLTSVTGT; encoded by the coding sequence GTGACCGCCACGCTGCTGTTCGGTGTGGTGCGCGGCTGCGGCGGCGACGGAGAGGACGCGCGCACGGCCACCGTCGCCGCCTCCGACGGGGCCGGCGGCGGGGCGCGGCGGCCGGCCCCGGTGACCTCCCACGCGCCCCTGCCGCCCTCGGCGCCGGTGAAGCTCGCGATGCCCCGGATCGTGGTCGAGGCGAAGGTCGTCCGGCTCCGGCTCGACCGGCACGGCCACCTCGGCACCCCGCCCATGAGCAGACCGCACCTGGTGGGGTGGTACGCCGGAGGACCATCCCCCGGGGCGCAGGGGACAGCGGTGATCGTCGGCCACCGCGACACGATGACCGGGCCCGCCGTGTTCCTCAACCTCAACGCCCTCCACCCCGGTGACGTCCTCAAGGTCACCCGCGAGGACGGGACGACCGCCGTGTTCACCGTGGACTCGGTACGGACCTTCCCCCGCGCCTCCTTTCCCGACAAGACGGTCTACGGGGACACAGGGCGCCCGGAACTGCGGCTGCTCACCTGCGGCGGGCGCTTCGAGCGCAGGTCGGGCTACTCCGCCAACGTGGTCGTCTTCGCCCACCTCACTTCCGTCACCGGGACCTGA
- a CDS encoding sialidase family protein produces MKRQQRRRATFPRSLGLLLPLLAGGLAPLSAAPAAHATGAPCAASVPYRSGTSGYHTFRIPAAVATADGALLAFAEGRRDSAADDGDIDLVLRRSRDGGCTWGPLQVVADAGKDTAGNPAPVVDPATGDVVLLSCGTLGGATEHDIVYGAADASARRVYVQRSADGGATFSPRRDITRDVKRADWNWYATGPGHAIVLRGGPHRGRLVVPADHSLAADGTSGGHALLSDDGGRTWRIGYVSDDLGTVNESTLTELPGGTLYINARDQGGRAAARDDAYSTDGGTSLSTPFRSRPDLSGPEVQGSVLRTTVRSGGRLLYSGPADPDRRQRMEIRSSADGGRTWRSLWTVSEDPAGYSDLVQRTPAQVGLLYETGSADSRETITYTPLPG; encoded by the coding sequence ATGAAACGCCAGCAACGTCGTCGCGCCACCTTCCCCCGCTCCCTCGGCCTCCTCCTCCCACTCCTCGCGGGCGGCCTCGCCCCGCTGTCCGCCGCCCCCGCCGCGCACGCGACCGGCGCGCCCTGCGCCGCGAGCGTCCCGTACCGCTCCGGCACGTCCGGTTACCACACCTTCCGCATCCCGGCCGCGGTCGCCACCGCCGACGGCGCGCTCCTCGCGTTCGCCGAGGGCCGCCGCGACTCCGCCGCGGACGACGGGGACATCGACCTCGTCCTGCGCCGCTCCAGGGACGGGGGCTGCACCTGGGGCCCCCTCCAGGTCGTCGCCGACGCGGGCAAGGACACCGCCGGCAACCCCGCACCCGTCGTCGACCCGGCCACCGGCGACGTCGTGCTGCTGTCCTGCGGCACGCTCGGCGGCGCCACCGAGCACGACATCGTGTACGGAGCGGCTGACGCCTCCGCACGCCGCGTCTACGTGCAGCGCAGTGCCGACGGCGGTGCCACCTTCTCACCCCGGCGCGACATCACCCGCGACGTCAAGCGTGCGGACTGGAACTGGTACGCGACGGGCCCCGGCCACGCGATCGTCCTGCGCGGCGGCCCCCACCGCGGCCGGCTGGTCGTGCCCGCCGACCACTCGCTCGCCGCCGACGGCACGAGCGGCGGCCACGCGCTCCTCAGCGACGACGGCGGAAGGACCTGGCGCATCGGCTACGTCAGCGACGACCTCGGCACCGTCAACGAGAGCACGCTCACCGAACTCCCGGGCGGCACCCTCTACATCAACGCCCGCGACCAGGGCGGGCGTGCCGCCGCCCGCGACGACGCGTACAGCACCGACGGCGGTACCTCGCTCTCGACGCCCTTCCGGAGCCGGCCGGACCTGTCCGGGCCCGAGGTGCAGGGCAGCGTCCTGCGGACCACGGTGCGATCCGGCGGCCGGCTGCTGTATTCGGGCCCCGCCGACCCGGACAGGCGGCAGCGCATGGAGATCAGATCGAGCGCCGACGGCGGCCGGACCTGGCGGTCGCTGTGGACCGTGTCCGAGGACCCCGCCGGCTACTCCGATCTGGTGCAACGCACGCCGGCCCAGGTCGGCCTGCTGTACGAGACCGGCTCCGCCGACTCGCGGGAGACCATCACGTACACACCGCTGCCCGGCTGA
- a CDS encoding amino acid transporter has protein sequence MTGSQTPLPAGTPSVRRGPRFRAWLLEGLSERSARHPGPHATLPQEHVGHSWWRVMCLTGVDYFSTLGYQPGIAALAAGLLSPLATLVLLALTLFGALPVYRRVARESPHGQGSIAMLERLLPGWAGKLLVLVLLGFAATDFMITITLSAADASAHVAENPFAPSWLHGAGVWITLVLLAALGGIFLKGFKEAIGIAVVLVGVYLSLNVVVLGDAVVRIATHPGDFHDWWSAATREHSSPLAMIGIALLVFPKLALGMSGFETGVAVMPQVRGAESDTYERPAGRIRDTRTLLTTAAVIMSCFLLLSSVATTLLIPQSAFKAGGPANGRALAFLAHAELGQAFGTIYDVSTIAILWFAGASALAGLLNLVPRYLPRYGMAPEWAGAVRPLVLTFMAIAVAITAYFDASVDAQSGAYATGVLVLMLSASFASTVAVHRRGRRAATAGFGVITAVFAYTVVANVVERPDGIKIALLFIVTIMISSLASRVHRAFELRTVDVTLDAEAERLVAHAAQAGPLRIVANEPQEHTAAEYRAKEAAQRADTHIPADSPVLFLEVFVRDSSEFSSDVAVRGDTKHGVHRLRVQGPTVPNTIAAVLLELRDRTEEVPHVYFNWTEGDPFGHLVRFLVFGDGEVAPVTREVLRRAEPDPSRRPRVHVG, from the coding sequence ATGACCGGCAGCCAGACACCCCTCCCGGCCGGAACCCCGTCCGTGCGCCGCGGTCCACGCTTTCGGGCGTGGCTCCTCGAAGGACTCAGCGAGCGCAGCGCTCGCCACCCCGGTCCGCACGCGACCCTGCCCCAGGAGCACGTGGGGCACAGCTGGTGGCGTGTCATGTGCCTCACCGGTGTCGACTACTTCTCCACCCTGGGCTACCAGCCGGGCATCGCGGCGCTCGCCGCCGGGCTGCTCTCCCCTCTCGCCACGCTCGTCCTGCTCGCGCTGACCCTGTTCGGCGCGTTGCCCGTCTACCGGCGCGTCGCTCGCGAGAGCCCCCACGGCCAGGGCTCCATCGCGATGCTGGAGCGGCTGCTGCCGGGCTGGGCGGGCAAACTCCTCGTGCTGGTGCTCCTCGGGTTCGCGGCGACCGACTTCATGATCACCATCACGCTGTCGGCGGCCGACGCCTCCGCGCACGTGGCCGAGAACCCGTTCGCACCGTCCTGGCTGCACGGCGCCGGCGTGTGGATCACCCTCGTCCTGCTCGCCGCACTCGGCGGGATCTTCCTCAAGGGCTTCAAGGAGGCCATCGGCATCGCCGTCGTCCTCGTCGGTGTCTACCTCAGCCTCAACGTGGTGGTGCTCGGCGACGCGGTGGTCCGGATCGCCACCCACCCCGGCGACTTCCACGACTGGTGGTCGGCCGCCACCCGGGAGCACTCCTCACCCCTCGCCATGATCGGCATCGCGCTGCTGGTGTTCCCCAAACTCGCCCTCGGCATGTCGGGGTTCGAGACCGGCGTCGCCGTCATGCCGCAGGTGCGCGGTGCCGAGTCCGACACCTACGAGCGGCCCGCGGGACGCATCAGGGACACCCGTACCCTGCTGACGACCGCGGCCGTCATCATGTCCTGCTTCCTGCTCCTGTCGAGCGTCGCGACGACGCTCCTGATCCCGCAGTCCGCGTTCAAGGCCGGGGGCCCCGCCAACGGCCGCGCCCTCGCCTTCCTCGCCCACGCCGAACTGGGCCAGGCTTTCGGCACCATCTACGACGTCTCGACCATCGCCATCCTCTGGTTCGCCGGTGCCTCCGCGCTCGCCGGGCTGCTCAACCTCGTACCGCGCTACCTGCCCCGGTACGGCATGGCACCCGAGTGGGCCGGCGCGGTGCGCCCCCTCGTGCTGACGTTCATGGCGATCGCCGTCGCCATCACCGCGTACTTCGACGCGAGCGTCGACGCGCAGAGCGGCGCCTACGCGACCGGTGTGCTGGTGCTCATGCTGTCCGCTTCCTTCGCCTCCACGGTCGCCGTGCACCGGCGCGGTCGCCGGGCCGCCACCGCCGGATTCGGCGTGATCACCGCCGTGTTCGCGTACACGGTCGTCGCCAACGTCGTCGAACGGCCGGACGGCATCAAGATCGCGCTCCTGTTCATCGTGACCATCATGATCAGCTCCCTCGCCTCGCGCGTGCACCGGGCCTTCGAACTGCGCACCGTCGACGTGACGCTGGACGCGGAGGCGGAACGTCTCGTCGCGCACGCCGCGCAGGCGGGTCCCCTGCGGATCGTCGCCAACGAACCGCAGGAGCACACCGCCGCCGAATACCGCGCCAAGGAGGCCGCCCAGCGCGCCGACACGCACATCCCCGCCGACAGCCCGGTGCTCTTCCTGGAGGTCTTCGTCCGTGACTCGTCCGAGTTCAGCTCGGACGTCGCGGTACGCGGCGACACGAAACACGGCGTCCACCGGCTGCGCGTCCAGGGCCCGACCGTGCCCAATACCATCGCGGCCGTGCTGCTCGAACTCCGCGACCGCACGGAGGAGGTGCCGCACGTCTACTTCAACTGGACGGAGGGCGA